A portion of the Shewanella sp. SNU WT4 genome contains these proteins:
- a CDS encoding ferredoxin--NADP reductase, translating into MWVKAKVLERRDWNRRLFSLKLSAGVTDFIAGQFIKLSIMRDDKRIARAYSLVNPPGRDYCEILAVAVNGGELSTHLQALVAGDEIEMTVSAAGFMTLNEVPNGFKHLWLIATGTAVGPFISMMLTAEPWQRFDKVVLVYGVRQVDDLAYLAELRALEQAYPQQFRLVISVTREPFVGGLSCRIPQGLIAGEIEAQAGLTLNAADSQVMLCGNPEMVKEADIYLQSLGLTKNLRRAPGNITLEKYW; encoded by the coding sequence ATGTGGGTCAAGGCGAAAGTGCTTGAACGGCGAGACTGGAATCGCCGGCTATTTTCTCTGAAATTAAGCGCAGGAGTAACGGATTTTATCGCTGGGCAATTTATTAAGCTCAGCATAATGCGAGATGATAAACGTATTGCTCGGGCTTATTCGCTGGTCAATCCGCCCGGGCGAGATTACTGTGAAATCCTCGCGGTTGCCGTTAATGGCGGCGAATTATCGACGCATCTGCAAGCATTAGTTGCGGGAGATGAGATAGAGATGACGGTCAGTGCCGCCGGCTTTATGACCTTAAACGAAGTGCCTAACGGCTTTAAGCATTTATGGTTAATTGCCACAGGTACTGCGGTCGGCCCTTTTATCTCTATGATGTTAACAGCTGAGCCTTGGCAGCGATTTGACAAGGTGGTGCTAGTTTATGGGGTGCGCCAAGTGGACGATCTCGCTTATTTAGCTGAGCTTAGGGCACTAGAGCAGGCGTATCCGCAGCAGTTTAGGTTAGTGATTAGCGTGACCCGTGAACCCTTTGTTGGCGGTCTATCTTGCCGTATTCCCCAAGGGTTAATCGCTGGCGAGATTGAAGCTCAAGCCGGGCTGACATTGAATGCTGCAGATTCACAAGTCATGTTATGCGGTAATCCCGAGATGGTAAAAGAGGCTGATATCTATTTGCAGTCTTTGGGGTTAACCAAAAATTTACGGCGTGCGCCAGGCAATATCACCTTAGAAAAATATTGGTAG
- a CDS encoding ABC transporter ATP-binding protein/permease → MRSVTSTDPRPDKLHWSVIRLLWPYLLEFKGRVLLALACLVVAKLATIAMPFVLKDLVNALSLTPEQGLLLVPLALVLSYGALRFMSVIIGEIRDTLFGRVTERAIRRLGRKVFDHLHQLDLSFHLDRQTGGLSRDIERGTSGVSFLLRFMIFNIVPTLFEIVVVIGIFWSKYGVDFALVILLAVAGYGVFSVVVTEWRTDYVRDAAVADSNTNTRAIDSLLNYETVKYFNNEHYESNQYDKSLAQWEIAKRNNRLSLLVLNGGQALIIAAAMTIMMFMAAKAVTLGKMNIGDFVLVNAFMLQLFLPLNFLGFVYREIRGALANIERMFGLLALTPKIVDKENAITATSGAAHLKFDRVSFSYGDKRLLDDVSFELALGTKVAVVGDSGAGKSTLIKLLFRFYDVSAGAILLGGVDIRELSQLSLRQQLAIVPQDTVLFNDTILENIRYGRPDASDDEVKDAADMAYLTHFINSIPQGMATKVGERGMKLSGGEKQRVAIARAILKGAPILVFDEATSSLDSGAEQAILQAINAVARKRTSLVVAHRLSTIVDADRILVMHDGRIVEQGHHQQLLALKGHYARLWTIQHQHQD, encoded by the coding sequence ATGCGCTCGGTGACTTCCACAGATCCGCGTCCAGATAAATTACATTGGTCAGTAATACGTTTGCTTTGGCCATATTTATTAGAGTTTAAAGGTCGGGTGTTATTGGCGTTGGCGTGCTTAGTGGTGGCGAAACTTGCCACCATAGCCATGCCCTTTGTGCTCAAAGACTTAGTGAATGCCTTAAGTCTCACTCCTGAACAAGGCCTATTACTGGTGCCGCTGGCCTTAGTGTTGAGTTATGGCGCGCTGCGGTTTATGTCAGTCATCATAGGTGAAATCCGTGACACCTTGTTTGGGCGAGTGACAGAGCGCGCTATTCGGCGCCTTGGCCGCAAAGTATTTGATCATTTGCATCAGCTGGATTTAAGTTTTCATCTCGATAGGCAAACCGGCGGTTTGTCACGCGATATTGAGCGGGGCACCAGCGGCGTCTCATTTTTACTGCGTTTTATGATTTTTAATATAGTGCCAACCTTGTTTGAAATTGTGGTGGTTATCGGTATTTTCTGGAGTAAATATGGCGTTGATTTCGCGCTGGTAATTCTCTTGGCTGTGGCAGGTTACGGGGTCTTTTCTGTGGTAGTGACAGAATGGCGCACGGATTATGTGCGCGACGCCGCGGTGGCTGATTCCAATACCAATACTCGCGCCATAGACAGCTTACTCAACTATGAAACGGTTAAGTATTTTAACAATGAGCACTATGAATCTAATCAATACGATAAATCCCTAGCTCAGTGGGAAATAGCTAAGAGAAATAACCGCTTGTCGCTGCTAGTGTTAAACGGTGGCCAGGCGCTGATCATTGCGGCGGCTATGACGATTATGATGTTTATGGCGGCCAAAGCCGTCACCCTTGGCAAGATGAACATTGGTGATTTTGTGCTAGTGAACGCCTTCATGTTGCAACTGTTTTTACCATTAAACTTTTTAGGCTTTGTGTATCGCGAAATTCGCGGCGCTTTAGCCAATATTGAGCGCATGTTTGGTTTATTAGCCTTAACGCCAAAAATTGTTGATAAAGAGAATGCTATTACCGCCACTTCTGGCGCGGCTCATCTCAAGTTTGACCGTGTAAGTTTTAGCTATGGTGATAAGCGCTTATTAGATGATGTCAGTTTTGAATTAGCGCTAGGCACTAAAGTCGCCGTGGTTGGCGATTCGGGCGCAGGCAAGTCAACCCTGATTAAACTCTTGTTTCGTTTTTATGATGTTTCTGCCGGCGCAATTTTACTCGGTGGTGTGGATATTCGGGAATTAAGTCAGCTCAGTTTAAGGCAGCAATTAGCGATAGTGCCGCAAGATACCGTGCTATTTAATGACACTATTTTAGAAAACATACGCTATGGCAGACCGGACGCAAGTGATGATGAGGTCAAAGATGCGGCCGATATGGCGTACTTGACTCACTTTATCAATAGTATTCCGCAAGGGATGGCGACTAAGGTCGGTGAGCGCGGCATGAAATTATCGGGCGGCGAGAAGCAGCGGGTTGCTATCGCGCGGGCGATTTTAAAGGGGGCGCCGATTTTAGTGTTTGATGAGGCAACATCGTCATTAGACAGTGGCGCTGAGCAAGCGATTTTGCAGGCAATTAATGCGGTGGCGCGTAAGCGTACATCCTTAGTGGTAGCGCATAGGTTATCGACCATAGTCGATGCTGATAGAATTTTAGTGATGCATGATGGGCGGATTGTAGAGCAAGGACATCATCAACAATTGTTAGCGCTTAAGGGGCATTACGCGCGGCTGTGGACGATTCAGCACCAGCATCAAGATTAA
- the aroG gene encoding 3-deoxy-7-phosphoheptulonate synthase AroG, with the protein MHFKNDDVRINEVKELLPPIAVLERFPATEAASASVYSTRHAIAEILNGNDDRLLVVIGPCSIHDPKAALEYGQKLLALRQRYQDDLNIVMRVYFEKPRTTVGWKGLINDPYLDNSFQLNDGLRAARQLLAQLNDCGMPTAGEYLDMITPQYVADLMCWGAIGARTTESQVHRELASGLSCPVGFKNGTDGTIKIAIDAIGAAAAPHHFLSVTKFGHSAIVSTKGNPDCHIILRGGREPNYSRADVSRVKAELIDAGLAPKVMIDCSHANSQKDYKRQLVVVDDIVSQLAAGEDAIIGVMIESNLVAGNQQLKSPDQLTYGQSITDACIGWQETEQVIKSLAHGIQFRRVAGRG; encoded by the coding sequence ATGCACTTTAAGAATGATGATGTACGCATCAATGAGGTTAAAGAGTTACTGCCACCGATTGCCGTGCTTGAGCGATTTCCTGCCACTGAAGCTGCATCTGCGTCTGTGTATTCCACGCGCCATGCCATTGCTGAAATTCTTAACGGTAATGATGACCGTCTGCTGGTGGTCATAGGCCCTTGTTCAATTCACGACCCCAAGGCTGCCCTAGAATATGGCCAAAAATTACTGGCATTAAGGCAGCGTTATCAAGATGATTTGAACATTGTGATGCGGGTATATTTTGAAAAACCGCGCACCACTGTGGGGTGGAAGGGGCTAATTAACGATCCTTATCTCGACAATAGTTTTCAGCTCAATGATGGCCTGCGCGCCGCGCGCCAATTACTAGCGCAATTAAATGACTGTGGCATGCCCACTGCGGGTGAGTATCTCGATATGATCACTCCGCAATATGTGGCTGATTTAATGTGTTGGGGCGCTATTGGCGCTCGCACCACTGAGTCGCAAGTTCACCGCGAATTAGCCTCGGGCTTGTCTTGTCCCGTGGGCTTTAAAAATGGCACAGATGGTACGATTAAGATTGCCATAGATGCCATTGGCGCCGCTGCTGCGCCCCATCACTTCTTGTCTGTGACTAAGTTTGGCCATTCCGCCATAGTCTCCACCAAGGGCAATCCTGATTGCCATATCATTTTGCGTGGTGGCCGTGAGCCAAATTACAGCCGCGCCGATGTTAGCCGCGTAAAAGCTGAACTCATTGACGCCGGATTAGCACCTAAGGTGATGATTGATTGCAGCCATGCTAATAGTCAAAAAGACTATAAGCGCCAATTAGTGGTGGTTGATGACATAGTGTCGCAGTTGGCAGCAGGTGAGGATGCCATCATAGGGGTAATGATTGAAAGCAATTTAGTCGCGGGTAATCAGCAGCTTAAATCGCCTGATCAATTAACCTATGGGCAGAGTATTACCGATGCTTGTATCGGCTGGCAGGAAACTGAACAAGTGATCAAATCTTTGGCTCATGGAATTCAATTTCGCCGAGTCGCAGGGCGGGGGTAA
- a CDS encoding tetratricopeptide repeat protein, producing the protein MQYFSRLWLIHWLMVGVLVGCASEPIVPSWRTLLIDDALIVAAPDASHASSAATAIETPIPTPEQVFALSEAAQQSLLKAMRQAQLSKGSRFQAHQWLASELDTSKGRFSYDGYVTQTAEQTFASRQGNCMSLVVLASSMAKVLDIPVTYQVVEVSPHWDRQGQFHLLNGHINIRLSAPQDVNRLNFSDDIQLDFLPEATMRQYRDYQVQENTVLALFYNNLAAEALINNDALKAYRLIKLSLTHDPLAIAINTLALIYRHQGLDKEAETAYHYGRLLEPDDMSLLHNLAILLSSQGRLDEWAQIHQKIELSRIANPFYYFDMAEQAYRDGDYNSAIDWYQRALGKADYRPEFYHGLAKSYFRQGQVQQAQNYLQKALQLSLNDKERQRYRAKLDSLTHVD; encoded by the coding sequence ATGCAATACTTCTCGCGCTTATGGTTAATTCACTGGCTTATGGTTGGCGTTTTGGTGGGATGCGCGAGTGAGCCAATTGTGCCATCGTGGCGCACGTTACTGATTGATGATGCCTTAATTGTTGCGGCGCCAGATGCTTCTCATGCAAGTTCTGCGGCAACAGCGATTGAAACCCCAATACCAACTCCAGAACAAGTGTTTGCCTTAAGCGAGGCCGCGCAACAATCGTTACTTAAGGCCATGCGTCAGGCGCAGCTTAGCAAGGGCAGTCGTTTTCAAGCGCATCAATGGTTAGCCTCTGAGCTTGATACTAGCAAGGGGCGTTTTTCTTACGATGGCTATGTGACTCAAACCGCCGAGCAAACCTTTGCAAGTCGCCAAGGAAATTGTATGTCGCTGGTGGTTCTGGCATCGAGCATGGCAAAAGTGCTCGATATTCCGGTGACTTATCAAGTGGTGGAAGTCAGCCCCCATTGGGATAGACAAGGTCAATTTCATTTACTCAATGGCCATATCAATATTCGCCTTAGCGCGCCGCAAGACGTTAATCGGCTTAATTTTAGTGATGATATCCAGTTAGACTTTTTGCCTGAGGCCACAATGCGCCAATACCGGGATTATCAAGTGCAGGAAAATACGGTATTGGCCTTGTTTTATAATAATTTAGCCGCCGAAGCCTTAATTAATAATGATGCGCTTAAGGCTTACCGCTTAATTAAACTCAGTTTGACTCACGATCCATTGGCTATTGCTATCAATACCTTAGCGCTTATTTATCGCCACCAAGGGTTAGATAAAGAGGCGGAAACTGCCTATCACTATGGTCGCTTACTCGAACCCGATGATATGAGCTTGCTGCATAATCTGGCGATATTATTGTCATCTCAAGGCAGGCTCGATGAATGGGCGCAAATCCATCAAAAGATAGAGCTATCAAGAATTGCTAACCCTTTTTATTACTTTGATATGGCAGAGCAGGCCTATCGCGATGGCGACTACAATAGCGCGATAGACTGGTATCAAAGAGCGTTAGGCAAGGCAGATTATCGTCCTGAGTTTTATCATGGTCTTGCTAAAAGTTACTTTCGCCAAGGGCAAGTACAGCAAGCACAAAACTATCTTCAAAAGGCGTTGCAATTGAGCCTTAACGATAAAGAGCGGCAGCGCTATCGCGCTAAATTAGACTCGTTAACTCATGTTGATTGA
- a CDS encoding ammonium transporter, whose product MEQLTELGLSLTQVKYALDTFYLLISGALVMWMAAGFAMLEAGLVRSKNTTEILTKNLCLYSIACITFLLVGYNIMYVDNQAGGWLPSFGSLIGEESGELGHALESDFFFQVVFVATATSIVSGAVAERMKLWAFLIFCVFMTAVIYPVEGYWTWGKGFVSAMGFVDFAGSGIVHMAGASAALAGVLLLGARKGKYGANGQVNPIPGSNLPLATLGTFILWMGWFGFNGGSQLAISDASNASAVAKIFVNTNSAAAFGSIAALIVCKLIWGKADLTMILNGALAGLVAITADPLSPSVLLAACIGIVAGGVVVFSIVMLDRFKIDDPVGAISVHGVAGFLGLMLVPLSNTDATVVKQLLGALVIFTWVFSSSLLVWWLLKQTMGIRVSEEEEYHGMDASDCGVDAYPEFISIKNGH is encoded by the coding sequence ATGGAACAATTAACCGAATTGGGCTTAAGCCTGACCCAAGTAAAATATGCGTTAGATACCTTTTACTTATTGATATCGGGCGCGTTAGTTATGTGGATGGCGGCCGGTTTTGCCATGCTCGAAGCAGGCTTAGTGCGCTCTAAAAACACCACTGAAATTTTAACTAAAAACCTGTGTTTATATTCAATTGCTTGTATCACCTTCTTGCTGGTGGGTTACAACATTATGTATGTCGATAACCAAGCGGGCGGTTGGTTACCGAGTTTTGGCAGCTTGATTGGTGAAGAGAGTGGTGAGCTTGGTCATGCGCTTGAATCGGATTTTTTCTTTCAAGTGGTGTTTGTGGCAACGGCGACCTCAATCGTGTCTGGCGCTGTGGCTGAGCGCATGAAGTTATGGGCCTTTTTAATCTTTTGCGTATTTATGACAGCAGTCATTTACCCGGTAGAAGGTTACTGGACTTGGGGTAAAGGCTTTGTGTCTGCCATGGGGTTTGTGGATTTTGCGGGCAGCGGCATAGTGCACATGGCTGGCGCATCAGCAGCCTTAGCTGGGGTGTTATTACTGGGCGCTCGTAAAGGTAAATACGGCGCCAATGGTCAAGTGAATCCTATTCCTGGTTCTAACTTGCCTTTAGCTACGTTAGGCACCTTTATTCTATGGATGGGCTGGTTTGGCTTTAATGGTGGCTCGCAGCTGGCAATCAGTGATGCCAGTAACGCCAGCGCTGTGGCTAAGATTTTTGTCAATACTAACTCAGCGGCAGCCTTTGGCTCGATTGCGGCCTTAATAGTGTGCAAGCTTATTTGGGGCAAAGCTGATCTCACCATGATTTTAAACGGCGCGTTAGCAGGATTAGTGGCGATTACAGCCGATCCTCTATCGCCTTCAGTATTATTGGCGGCATGTATCGGCATAGTCGCCGGCGGCGTAGTGGTATTCTCTATCGTGATGCTAGATAGATTTAAAATCGATGACCCTGTGGGCGCGATTTCAGTGCATGGAGTCGCAGGATTTTTAGGCTTAATGTTAGTGCCTTTATCTAATACTGATGCCACTGTGGTGAAGCAATTACTGGGCGCCTTAGTGATTTTTACTTGGGTGTTTTCAAGCTCATTATTGGTGTGGTGGCTGTTAAAGCAAACCATGGGCATTCGCGTGTCAGAAGAAGAGGAATACCATGGCATGGATGCCTCGGATTGCGGCGTAGATGCTTACCCTGAGTTCATTTCTATAAAAAATGGCCATTAA
- a CDS encoding P-II family nitrogen regulator — protein sequence MKLVTAIIKPFKLDDVREAIASLGIEGMTVTEVKGFGRQKGHTELYRGAEYQVDFLPKVKLEIATRTENVDHLIEAIIAAAHTGKIGDGKIFVTSLEQVIRIRTSETDCDAL from the coding sequence ATGAAGCTAGTTACTGCAATTATTAAACCTTTCAAATTAGATGATGTACGCGAAGCCATTGCTAGCCTTGGCATTGAAGGCATGACGGTCACTGAAGTTAAAGGATTTGGTCGGCAGAAAGGACATACTGAGCTTTATCGCGGCGCCGAATACCAAGTGGATTTTCTGCCTAAGGTGAAACTTGAAATAGCCACTCGCACTGAAAATGTTGATCATTTAATTGAGGCCATCATAGCGGCGGCGCACACCGGCAAGATTGGCGATGGCAAAATATTTGTCACCTCACTTGAGCAAGTGATCCGTATCCGCACCAGTGAAACCGACTGCGACGCTTTGTAA
- a CDS encoding isochorismatase family protein, translating to MLQLDKCVLALIDVQGKLAQSVRHSKELHHKLQQAISAWSVFDRPLLWVEQLPDKLGHTSEVLQPLLSHYAPVIAKQHFSAMANAEFVERLQASACKQVVLAGIETHICVYQTCRDLIHAGFEVFILVDAMSSRNKQDYLVGIQMMQALGAKLHTVESMVFELQHEATGERFKQLLKIIK from the coding sequence ATGTTGCAGTTAGATAAATGCGTATTGGCCTTAATCGATGTGCAAGGCAAATTGGCGCAAAGCGTGCGGCACTCCAAAGAGTTGCATCACAAATTACAACAGGCTATCAGTGCTTGGTCTGTGTTCGACCGCCCCTTATTATGGGTCGAACAACTACCCGATAAGCTTGGCCATACCAGTGAGGTGCTGCAGCCATTATTGAGCCACTATGCGCCTGTGATAGCCAAGCAGCATTTCAGCGCTATGGCCAATGCGGAATTTGTTGAGCGCTTACAGGCAAGTGCTTGCAAGCAAGTCGTATTGGCTGGCATTGAAACCCATATTTGCGTCTATCAGACGTGTCGCGATTTAATTCATGCGGGGTTTGAAGTGTTTATTTTGGTTGATGCCATGTCATCGCGTAACAAACAAGATTATCTGGTCGGCATTCAAATGATGCAGGCCTTAGGCGCTAAGCTGCATACGGTTGAATCTATGGTGTTTGAGTTGCAGCATGAAGCCACAGGCGAGAGATTTAAGCAGCTACTTAAAATCATTAAGTAG
- the nrfA gene encoding ammonia-forming nitrite reductase cytochrome c552 subunit: MMSKGKLFALSAVVAGCFMAAGAMASDKTEPRNEVYKDKFKNQYETWHQTSESVEIVDALAQDPNLVILWAGYGFAKDYNKARGHVYAITDVRNSLRIGGPMTDTDGPMPMACWSCKSPDVPRMIEEQGEDGYFKGKLGSGGAEIANTIGCSDCHEKGSPKLRVARPFAERALEALDTPFAEASRADKQSMVCGQCHVEYYFEAKGDNKGFVKFPWDKGTTVADMEAYYDAIEFSDWTHALSKAPMLKAQHPEYETWKAGVHGKNNVSCTACHMPKVTAENGRKFTDHKVGNPFDRFEETCGTCHTQDKAFMENLTKERQTKVKELQLKAEKQLVQAHFEAAAAWKAGATDAEMAPILKDIRHAQWRWDYAIASHGVAAHAPEEALSVLGSAVDKAADARVKLAQLLATKGVKQPVAMPDISTKANAQAALGMDMEAMKAEKELFKQQILPKWDAEAKAREATYK, encoded by the coding sequence ATGATGAGCAAAGGTAAATTATTTGCGTTAAGCGCTGTAGTTGCCGGCTGTTTCATGGCGGCAGGGGCCATGGCCAGCGATAAGACTGAACCGCGTAATGAAGTTTATAAAGACAAGTTCAAGAATCAATATGAAACTTGGCACCAGACCAGTGAAAGCGTTGAAATTGTCGATGCACTGGCGCAAGACCCTAATTTAGTGATCTTATGGGCAGGTTATGGTTTTGCCAAAGACTATAACAAGGCTCGTGGTCACGTCTATGCCATTACCGATGTTCGTAATTCTTTGCGTATCGGCGGACCTATGACAGATACCGATGGCCCTATGCCGATGGCTTGTTGGAGCTGTAAGAGTCCAGACGTGCCGCGCATGATTGAAGAGCAAGGTGAAGACGGTTATTTCAAAGGTAAATTAGGTAGTGGCGGCGCTGAAATCGCTAATACTATCGGTTGTAGCGATTGCCATGAAAAAGGCTCACCAAAATTACGTGTCGCTCGTCCATTTGCTGAGCGCGCCCTTGAAGCTCTAGATACCCCATTTGCAGAAGCCTCTCGTGCTGACAAGCAATCTATGGTGTGTGGTCAGTGTCACGTTGAATACTATTTCGAAGCGAAAGGCGATAACAAAGGCTTTGTTAAATTCCCATGGGATAAAGGCACAACCGTTGCTGACATGGAAGCTTATTACGATGCCATCGAATTTAGCGATTGGACTCACGCCTTATCTAAGGCGCCAATGTTAAAAGCGCAGCACCCAGAGTATGAAACTTGGAAAGCTGGTGTTCACGGTAAAAACAATGTCAGCTGTACTGCTTGTCATATGCCAAAAGTGACTGCTGAAAATGGCCGTAAGTTTACCGACCATAAAGTGGGTAACCCATTTGATCGCTTCGAGGAAACCTGTGGTACTTGTCATACTCAAGACAAGGCCTTCATGGAAAACCTGACTAAAGAGCGTCAAACCAAAGTGAAAGAGTTACAACTGAAAGCTGAGAAGCAATTAGTTCAAGCTCACTTTGAAGCGGCGGCGGCTTGGAAAGCGGGTGCGACTGATGCAGAAATGGCGCCAATCCTTAAAGATATCCGTCACGCTCAGTGGCGCTGGGATTATGCTATCGCCTCACACGGCGTTGCAGCGCACGCTCCTGAAGAAGCCTTAAGCGTATTAGGCTCAGCAGTAGATAAAGCGGCTGATGCTCGCGTTAAGTTAGCGCAACTGTTAGCGACTAAAGGCGTGAAGCAACCAGTAGCTATGCCAGACATCTCTACCAAAGCCAATGCACAAGCGGCTCTGGGGATGGATATGGAAGCGATGAAGGCAGAGAAAGAGCTGTTCAAGCAACAAATCCTGCCTAAGTGGGATGCTGAAGCCAAAGCGCGTGAAGCAACTTACAAATAA
- the narQ gene encoding nitrate/nitrite two-component system sensor histidine kinase NarQ: protein MKQHSLTSTILNLMMVCILLSSALACFALVNLSYSLGDAKAINASGSLRMQSYRLLFFANAGSDKLQANIDEFEKTLHSEELRQLIDWSSTQALADQYNLVISKWQQMRHFAANENSRAYSQSLQNFVASIDLLVREMEQHAEFKLKLLAITQVIGLGIMLLLTLLAVRYTRKKVVGPLQAMMDAANAISKGQFKAPMPQSDFIELSSLGDALSSTADKLYKLYQGLEHQVTEKTIALSKANNELSFLYDTLWILHTHKFDFNAIKQAITQLKTQEDFIGVQLVIYDGKQNITLGDSNLSLYAQRHDFPLDFEGVQLGSLHVYCEHEPNQALLTNFAMMLARTLIIKQLDDKQQQLALLEERGIIARELHDSLGQVLAFLKIQISLLSKSLKKEVHSDLIDSQLQEINDGINTAYGQLRELLSTFRLTISDPNLGNAIDAVIKQLQSQTTAKITVDYQLTTQQINSNQHIHIIQITREAVLNAIKHAKADNITVRANMTEDEIYIQIDDDGIGIDHVRERDHHFGLSIMQERAAKLSGVVEFRTNNSGGTCVSLRFPSQEFAS, encoded by the coding sequence ATGAAACAACATAGTCTCACGTCCACCATTTTAAACTTGATGATGGTCTGCATTTTACTGTCGAGCGCTCTGGCCTGTTTTGCCTTAGTAAACTTAAGCTATAGCCTAGGTGATGCTAAAGCCATTAACGCTTCAGGCTCGTTAAGAATGCAAAGCTACCGCTTACTTTTTTTTGCCAATGCCGGCAGTGATAAACTGCAAGCCAATATCGATGAATTTGAGAAAACCTTACATTCAGAGGAATTACGGCAATTAATTGATTGGTCTTCTACCCAAGCCTTGGCAGACCAATACAATCTGGTTATCTCTAAATGGCAGCAAATGCGCCACTTTGCTGCCAATGAGAATTCCAGAGCTTATAGCCAGTCGCTGCAAAACTTTGTGGCAAGCATAGATTTACTGGTGCGAGAAATGGAGCAGCACGCCGAATTTAAGCTCAAGCTCCTAGCCATTACCCAAGTGATTGGGCTCGGTATTATGTTGCTATTAACGTTACTCGCCGTACGCTATACCCGTAAAAAAGTGGTGGGGCCGTTACAAGCCATGATGGATGCCGCTAACGCTATTTCTAAAGGTCAATTTAAGGCACCTATGCCGCAATCTGACTTTATTGAACTGAGTTCACTAGGTGACGCACTATCGAGCACTGCTGACAAATTATACAAGCTATATCAAGGACTTGAACATCAAGTCACTGAAAAGACCATTGCCTTAAGTAAGGCCAATAATGAACTTAGTTTTCTATACGATACCTTGTGGATTTTGCATACCCATAAGTTTGATTTTAATGCGATTAAGCAAGCTATTACTCAGTTGAAGACGCAGGAAGACTTTATTGGCGTGCAGTTAGTCATTTATGATGGCAAGCAGAACATTACCTTAGGGGATAGTAATCTGAGCTTATACGCTCAACGTCATGATTTCCCATTAGATTTTGAAGGGGTGCAACTTGGCAGCTTACATGTTTATTGCGAGCATGAACCCAATCAAGCCTTATTGACTAACTTTGCGATGATGTTGGCTCGCACCTTAATCATTAAACAATTAGATGATAAACAGCAGCAACTGGCGTTATTAGAAGAGCGCGGCATTATCGCGCGCGAATTGCATGATTCTTTAGGCCAAGTCTTGGCCTTTTTGAAAATCCAAATTAGCCTCCTCAGTAAATCACTCAAAAAAGAAGTGCACAGCGATTTAATCGATAGCCAGCTGCAAGAAATCAATGATGGCATTAATACCGCTTATGGCCAATTACGCGAACTGCTATCAACCTTCAGGCTCACCATCAGCGACCCCAATTTAGGTAATGCAATTGATGCAGTCATTAAGCAATTGCAAAGCCAAACCACGGCAAAAATAACAGTGGATTATCAACTCACCACTCAGCAAATTAACAGTAATCAGCATATTCATATCATTCAAATTACTCGTGAAGCTGTGCTAAATGCGATTAAGCATGCCAAGGCTGACAACATAACAGTGAGGGCTAACATGACTGAGGATGAGATCTACATCCAAATTGATGATGATGGCATAGGAATTGATCACGTTCGCGAGCGGGATCACCATTTTGGCCTTAGTATTATGCAAGAGCGCGCCGCAAAGTTAAGTGGTGTGGTAGAATTTCGGACTAACAATTCTGGCGGAACCTGCGTCAGTTTGCGCTTTCCCTCTCAGGAGTTTGCTTCATGA
- a CDS encoding response regulator: MSKPYSVLVVDDHPLLRRGICQLIASDDDFTLFGEASGGLEALNLLQTQEPEIILLDLNMKGMTGLDTLNALRQEGITARIVILTVSDAKSDVLKLLRAGADGYLLKDTESDLLLEQLKQAMQGHRVISEAIRDYQYEPLLPSEEDWIAQLTPRELQILQELAEGQSNRDISERLHISEGTVKVHVKNLLRKANAKSRTEMAVRYLNN, encoded by the coding sequence ATGAGTAAGCCTTATTCAGTCTTGGTGGTCGATGACCACCCCCTTTTACGTCGCGGTATTTGTCAGCTGATCGCCTCAGATGATGATTTCACCTTATTTGGTGAAGCGAGCGGTGGCTTGGAAGCCCTGAATCTTTTGCAAACCCAAGAGCCGGAAATTATCTTGCTCGACTTAAACATGAAAGGCATGACCGGCCTAGATACCCTTAACGCCCTGCGTCAAGAAGGTATTACTGCGCGGATTGTCATCTTGACCGTCTCTGACGCTAAATCTGATGTGTTAAAACTGCTGCGCGCTGGCGCTGATGGCTATTTGCTGAAAGACACTGAGTCTGATTTACTCCTGGAACAACTCAAGCAAGCCATGCAAGGCCATAGGGTCATCAGTGAAGCGATTCGTGATTATCAATATGAACCACTGCTGCCAAGTGAAGAAGACTGGATTGCACAGCTTACGCCAAGAGAGTTGCAGATTTTGCAGGAACTTGCTGAAGGCCAGAGCAATCGCGATATTTCAGAAAGACTGCATATCAGCGAAGGCACGGTTAAAGTTCACGTTAAAAATTTACTGCGTAAAGCCAATGCTAAATCTCGCACTGAGATGGCAGTGCGCTACCTCAATAATTAG